A single genomic interval of Lathyrus oleraceus cultivar Zhongwan6 chromosome 7, CAAS_Psat_ZW6_1.0, whole genome shotgun sequence harbors:
- the LOC127108441 gene encoding galacturonokinase: protein MTELCWPSDTELNEMREKVSEMANVNKEDVRVVVSPYRICPLGAHIDHQGGTVLAMTIDKGILLGFTPSGSDEFVLRSGQFQGEVTFRVDEIQQPWQTTKTKHDNSAENSSEQREQCNWGRYARGAVYALQSRGHNISKGIIGYIRGSEGLDSSGLSSSAAVGVAYLLALEHANNLEISPTENIEYDRLIENEYLGLKNGIMDQSAILLSFHGCLMCMNCKTKEYKLIHRPKMQDYKESEQPKATKMLLALSGLKQALTTNPGYNKRVAECKEAAQILLEASGDYEAEPILSNVAPEVYEAHKCKLEPDLAKRAEHYFSENMRVMKGIEAWERGSLEDFGILIAASGRSSIQNYECGSEPLIQLYEILLRAPGVLGARFSGAGFRGCCIALVEEALATEAASFVRREYLKVQPELASRIGRDTAVLVCGSGDCARVI, encoded by the exons ATGACAGAGTTATGCTGGCCTTCTGATACAGAG CTAAATGAAATGAGAGAGAAAGTTTCTGAAATGGCAAATGTGAATAAAGAGGACGTTCGAGTTGTAGTATCTCCCTATCGTATTTGTCCTTTGGGGGCACACATTGATCATCAG GGTGGGACTGTTTTAGCTATGACAATCGATAAGGGAATACTTCTGGGGTTTACTCCTTCTGGAAGTGATGAG TTTGTACTTCGTTCGGGACAGTTTCAAGGAGAAGTTACGTTCAG AGTTGACGAGATTCAGCAGCCATGGCAAACTACTAAGACAAAACATGATAATTCAGCAGAGAATTCTTCCGAGCAACGGGAACAATGCAATTGGGGGCGTTATGCTAGAGGAGCCGTATATGCATTACAAAGTAGGGGGCACAATATTTCAAAG GGTATCATTGGATACATACGGGGTTCTGAAGGTTTGGACAGCTCAGGCTTAAGCTCTTCTGCCGCA GTTGGAGTAGCTTACCTCTTGGCTTTGGAACATGCAAATAATTTAGAAATATCTCCTACTGAAAATATTGAATATGATAG GTTGATTGAGAATGAATATTTGGGTCTGAAAAATGGCATAATGGACCAATCAGCCATATTACTTTCATTCCACGGTTGTTTGATGTGCATGAATTGCAAG ACGAAAGAATATAAGCTTATTCATCGGCCAAAGATGCAAGACTACAAAGAGAGTGAACAACCGAAAGCAACCAAAATGTTGCTGGCTCTTTCTGGGTTAAAGCAAGCTTTGACTACCAACCCTGGATATAATAAGCGAGTTGCAGAATGTAAAGAGGCTGCACAAATTCTTCTCGA AGCATCTGGAGATTATGAAGCGGAACCAATCTTATCAAATG TTGCCCCAGAAGTTTATGAGGCTCACAAG TGCAAATTAGAACCCGATCTCGCCAAAAGAGCAGAGCACTATTTCTCAGAGAATATGCGTGTTATGAAAG GAATTGAGGCCTGGGAAAGAGGAAGCTTAGAAGATTTTGGAATTCTCATTGCTGCTTCTGGTCGGAGTTCCATTCAAAATTATGAATGTG GTTCTGAACCACTGATTCAACTGTATGAGATCCTACTGAGAGCTCCTGGTGTATTGGGAGCACGTTTCAGTGGTGCTGGGTTTAGAGGATGCTGCATTGCGCTTGTGGAGGAGGCCCTTGCTACTGAAGCTGCATCATTTGTCAGGAGAGAATATCTCAAGGTCCAGCCTGAGTTAGCTAGTCGCATAGGCAGAGATACTGCAGTTTTAGTATGTGGTTCGGGTGATTGTGCACGTGTAATTTGA